A genomic stretch from Methylophilus medardicus includes:
- the coxB gene encoding cytochrome c oxidase subunit II — MQGMKKLGVGAVGLFLSLSARADFTWNFPEPVTPMALDTLHVHNKFMLITAVIFVAVLAIMIYSIVTHRQSKGYKPVADKAPSTAVEIFWTLIPFAILLLIDFVIMGIPAYHSVVMMEDTRDQSTMVIKITGSQWRWQYEYLDGDAKGIKFVSNLATTNGQMHNEEDKGEHYLLEVDNPLVLPVGEKVRILMTASDVLHNWWVPQFGSSRVAVPGFIRETWVQVEKAGVYRGQCKELCGKGHGYMPVVVNAVSKEEFAQWANKKQDEQKAASDVKEMTKDALMVQGKVVYEKNCAVCHQVTGAGLPPAFPALTGSKIATGAIFGSDGKYQKDSHLDRVLNGKGVMPAWKATLNDTEIAAVITYERNALGNTAAVDAIVQPAQVKAARE; from the coding sequence ATGCAAGGGATGAAGAAACTCGGGGTTGGTGCAGTTGGATTGTTCTTGTCTTTAAGTGCACGTGCTGACTTCACTTGGAATTTTCCGGAGCCGGTCACGCCAATGGCTTTGGATACCTTACACGTACACAACAAATTTATGCTGATTACCGCGGTGATTTTTGTCGCAGTGTTAGCCATCATGATTTATTCCATCGTGACGCACCGTCAAAGCAAAGGCTACAAACCCGTGGCCGATAAAGCGCCCTCAACCGCGGTTGAGATTTTCTGGACGCTGATTCCTTTTGCTATTCTGCTATTGATTGACTTTGTCATCATGGGGATTCCTGCTTACCACAGCGTGGTGATGATGGAGGATACGCGAGACCAATCCACCATGGTAATCAAAATCACTGGCTCGCAATGGCGCTGGCAATATGAGTATTTGGACGGAGATGCTAAAGGCATCAAATTTGTCAGCAACCTCGCCACCACCAATGGTCAGATGCACAACGAAGAAGACAAAGGTGAGCATTATTTGCTCGAGGTCGATAACCCGTTGGTGCTGCCAGTTGGCGAAAAAGTGCGCATTTTAATGACAGCCTCTGATGTGTTGCACAACTGGTGGGTGCCGCAGTTTGGCTCCTCGCGAGTAGCGGTGCCAGGCTTTATTCGTGAGACTTGGGTGCAGGTAGAAAAGGCGGGGGTCTACCGTGGTCAATGCAAGGAGCTCTGTGGCAAGGGGCATGGCTATATGCCAGTGGTGGTGAATGCGGTGTCTAAAGAGGAGTTTGCGCAGTGGGCAAATAAAAAACAGGACGAGCAGAAAGCTGCCAGCGATGTGAAAGAAATGACCAAAGATGCGTTGATGGTACAAGGCAAAGTGGTTTACGAGAAAAACTGTGCGGTGTGTCATCAGGTGACGGGCGCAGGCTTGCCGCCAGCATTTCCGGCACTCACCGGTAGCAAAATTGCCACGGGCGCGATTTTTGGCAGCGATGGTAAATACCAAAAAGATAGCCATCTGGATCGTGTGCTGAATGGTAAGGGCGTCATGCCCGCCTGGAAGGCCACATTAAATGACACAGAGATTGCTGCAGTGATTACCTATGAGCGCAATGCGCTGGGCAACACCGCCGCAGTTGATGCAATTGTGCAGCCGGCGCAAGTCAAAGCCGCACGCGAATAA
- a CDS encoding DUF2244 domain-containing protein: MLSICETQCITRPNASASAESVSKLLLSLLVLSGLIALAFLHMGAWMVLPFAGLELVLVVLAFVVVMRHASDYEKITIVQDQIEIEQSVLGKIKHVRFHCYWARVTLREGENGKTSLWIGSHDQEVEFGRDTMDNAQREQVASHLKRVLLKTK; encoded by the coding sequence ATGTTATCTATCTGCGAAACACAGTGCATCACTCGGCCAAATGCTTCTGCTTCTGCAGAGAGCGTCAGCAAGCTGTTATTAAGCTTGCTAGTGCTTTCAGGTCTGATCGCGTTGGCATTTTTGCACATGGGTGCCTGGATGGTGTTGCCGTTTGCCGGTTTAGAGTTGGTGTTGGTGGTTCTGGCGTTTGTGGTGGTCATGCGTCATGCGAGTGATTACGAAAAAATCACGATCGTTCAGGATCAAATTGAAATCGAACAAAGTGTGTTGGGGAAAATAAAACACGTTCGCTTTCATTGTTATTGGGCCCGGGTAACGCTCAGGGAAGGTGAGAATGGCAAGACGTCACTCTGGATAGGGTCCCATGATCAAGAAGTTGAGTTTGGTCGAGATACTATGGACAACGCGCAGCGCGAACAAGTGGCATCTCATCTGAAGCGGGTACTTCTAAAAACTAAATAA
- a CDS encoding DUF2189 domain-containing protein: MSIHNLPANKVSLDDEIIIRHVDANIILDWLHAGVTDIHLGGKASLFYGIIFAATGVIIHAVFAENYWLLAGLSTGFFLLGPFLAMGLYDLSRRMESGEPPSLRPTLIAWLPNLVNIMLFTVLLIFVFLAWAGLSMSIFAHFFHGAEPTFIDVVISVFTFKQPTFLLIYFSAGAVFAAFIFSISVIAMPLMLDRNTSAWTAAITSLRTCARNPITMTLWAGCIVVLVGFGLATNFLGLILTMPVVGHASWHVYRQLIVIKE; encoded by the coding sequence ATGAGCATTCACAACTTACCAGCAAATAAGGTCAGTCTCGATGATGAAATCATCATTCGTCATGTAGACGCCAATATCATCTTAGATTGGTTGCACGCAGGTGTGACCGACATCCATCTTGGTGGCAAAGCCAGCTTGTTTTACGGCATCATCTTTGCCGCCACCGGCGTGATCATTCATGCAGTATTTGCTGAAAATTATTGGTTATTGGCAGGGCTCTCAACGGGCTTCTTTTTGTTGGGCCCATTTTTGGCGATGGGGCTGTATGACTTGAGTAGACGCATGGAATCAGGCGAGCCGCCAAGCCTGCGCCCGACCCTCATCGCATGGCTACCAAACCTAGTCAATATCATGCTATTTACCGTGTTATTGATATTCGTATTTCTCGCCTGGGCGGGGCTCTCTATGAGCATTTTTGCCCATTTTTTTCACGGTGCTGAACCCACATTTATTGATGTCGTCATTAGCGTATTCACATTCAAACAGCCCACTTTTCTACTGATCTATTTTTCTGCAGGCGCTGTGTTTGCTGCCTTCATCTTTAGCATTAGCGTGATTGCCATGCCACTCATGCTAGATCGCAATACCAGCGCATGGACTGCCGCCATCACCAGTTTACGCACATGCGCTCGCAACCCAATCACCATGACCCTCTGGGCGGGTTGTATCGTCGTATTGGTGGGGTTTGGCCTAGCCACAAACTTTCTTGGGTTGATTTTAACTATGCCCGTCGTTGGTCACGCCAGCTGGCACGTTTATCGGCAGTTAATCGTCATCAAAGAATAA
- a CDS encoding PEP-CTERM sorting domain-containing protein — MKLLKSLLASCLLLSSMSSQAAVEYFGVLLSGDYAPSSSFASLSVTGSGSVYDFTLTTNNLNALFTSGAFIGRLVVETDPDISLVGRNAVTLDISNLSGGVTKLSASNAGGPTGGWDFSFVLGQGEANRLTANESVSWRATFSQDVTFTNYAAHVQGLTTAQGGSAWYTPSVVTPVPEPESLGMFALGLGLLTLSARRQNKK, encoded by the coding sequence ATGAAACTCTTGAAATCGTTGTTAGCCTCATGCTTGTTGTTAAGCTCAATGTCGTCACAGGCGGCAGTTGAGTACTTTGGTGTTCTATTGTCGGGCGATTACGCGCCCTCTTCTAGCTTCGCTAGCTTGAGCGTCACAGGTTCAGGTAGCGTGTATGATTTTACGTTGACGACCAATAATTTAAACGCGTTGTTCACCAGTGGTGCTTTTATCGGAAGATTGGTTGTTGAAACTGATCCTGATATCAGCTTGGTCGGCAGAAATGCCGTTACTCTTGATATTAGCAACCTCTCAGGTGGCGTGACAAAATTGAGCGCTTCAAATGCGGGTGGTCCAACAGGCGGCTGGGATTTTAGTTTTGTGCTTGGTCAAGGTGAAGCGAATCGTTTGACGGCGAATGAGTCAGTTTCATGGAGAGCAACGTTTTCTCAAGATGTCACTTTTACTAACTATGCTGCGCATGTTCAAGGTTTAACAACGGCGCAGGGCGGTAGTGCTTGGTACACGCCGAGTGTGGTCACCCCAGTGCCAGAGCCAGAGTCTCTGGGCATGTTTGCGCTTGGCTTGGGTTTGTTGACCTTGTCTGCGCGTCGTCAAAATAAAAAATAA
- a CDS encoding HsdR family type I site-specific deoxyribonuclease — MSEYKTIAETNKFIVLDKYAKQLQVNQSYQSEYDLEREFITDLENQGYEFVRDLITPVAMMANVRVQIQVLNGVQFLEAEWKRFVETYLDKPSDSIIDKTRKIHDDYIHDFVFDDGRIQNIYLLDKKNIARNKVQVIKQFEQTGAQANRYDVTILVNGLPLVQVELKKRGVAIREAFNQVHRYSKESFNAEQSLFKYLQIFVISNGTDSRYFANTTKRDKNSFDFTMNWAQADNTLIKDLKDFTATFFEKNTLLNVLLNYSVFDVSDNLLVMRPYQIAATERILWKIKSAYQAKAWRSLEGGGFIWHTTGSGKTLTSFKAARLATELEFVDKVFFVVDRKDLDYQTMREYQRFSPDSVNGSDSTAGLKRNIEKDDNKIIVTTIQKLNNLMKTEGDLPIYNQQVVFIFDECHRSQFGEAQRNLNKKFKKYYQFGFTGTPIFPENALGAETTASVFGRELHSYVITDAIRDEKVLKFKVDYNDVRPQFKAIESEQDEKKLSAAENKQALLHPDRIHEITHYILNSFRQKTHRLQASGKGFNAMFAVSSVDAAKLYYEAFKQLQADSPQKLKVATIFSFAANEEQDAIGDIADESFEVTAMDSSAKEFLSAAIADYNALFKTNYSVDSKQFQNYYRDLALRVKSQEIDLLIVVGMFLTGFDAQTLNTLFVDKNLRYHGLMQAYSRTNRIYDATKTFGNIITFRDLEQATIDAITLFGDSNTKNVVLEKSYKEYMEGFTDAATGEARRGYLEVVAELNERFPHPDEIIKEQDKKDFAKLFGEYLRVENVLQNYDEFAGLKAFQNLDLSDQNAVEAFKAQHYLTDSDLARMQAVNVPAERKIQDYRSTYNDIRDWLRREKNAKDQDASTIDWDDVVFEVDLLKSQEINLDYILELIFEHNKKLKDKTALVDEVRRLIRASIGNRAKESLVVDFINQTDLDALLDKANILEAFYQFAQAEQQREADALISAENLNAEAAKRYIATSLKREYASENGTELNSILPKISPLNPQYLTKKQTVFQKIVAFVEKFKGVGGDV, encoded by the coding sequence ATGAGCGAATATAAAACCATTGCAGAAACCAATAAATTTATCGTTTTAGATAAATACGCTAAGCAATTGCAAGTCAACCAAAGCTACCAAAGTGAATATGATTTAGAGCGTGAGTTTATTACTGACCTTGAGAATCAGGGTTATGAGTTTGTACGTGATTTAATCACGCCTGTGGCGATGATGGCGAATGTACGGGTACAAATACAAGTGCTCAACGGGGTGCAGTTTTTAGAGGCTGAATGGAAACGGTTTGTTGAAACCTACTTAGATAAACCTAGCGATAGCATTATCGATAAAACACGCAAGATTCATGATGACTATATTCATGACTTTGTGTTTGATGATGGGCGTATTCAAAACATTTATTTGTTAGACAAAAAGAATATTGCCCGTAACAAAGTGCAGGTGATTAAGCAGTTTGAGCAAACAGGTGCACAAGCTAACCGCTACGATGTGACGATTTTAGTGAATGGCTTGCCTTTGGTGCAGGTGGAGCTAAAAAAGCGCGGCGTGGCCATCCGCGAGGCGTTTAATCAGGTGCACCGTTACAGCAAAGAGAGTTTTAACGCTGAGCAATCGTTGTTTAAATATTTGCAGATTTTTGTGATTAGCAACGGCACCGATAGCCGCTATTTTGCAAACACCACCAAGCGCGATAAAAACAGTTTTGATTTCACCATGAACTGGGCGCAAGCCGATAACACGCTGATTAAAGATCTCAAAGATTTCACCGCCACGTTTTTTGAAAAAAACACCTTGCTCAATGTGTTGCTCAATTACTCGGTGTTTGATGTAAGTGACAATTTGCTGGTGATGCGGCCATATCAGATTGCGGCGACTGAGCGCATTTTGTGGAAAATTAAAAGCGCTTATCAGGCCAAAGCCTGGCGCAGTTTGGAAGGTGGTGGCTTTATATGGCACACCACAGGCTCAGGTAAAACTCTCACCAGTTTCAAAGCGGCACGTTTGGCGACTGAGCTTGAGTTTGTAGATAAAGTGTTTTTTGTGGTGGACCGCAAAGACCTTGACTACCAAACCATGCGCGAGTATCAGCGCTTTTCGCCCGATAGCGTGAATGGCTCGGACAGCACTGCAGGTCTGAAACGCAACATCGAAAAGGACGACAATAAAATTATCGTCACCACCATTCAAAAGCTCAACAACTTGATGAAGACCGAAGGCGACTTGCCCATCTACAACCAGCAAGTGGTGTTTATTTTTGATGAGTGCCACCGTAGCCAGTTTGGTGAGGCGCAGAGAAACCTTAATAAAAAGTTTAAAAAGTATTATCAGTTTGGCTTTACTGGCACACCGATTTTCCCTGAGAACGCGCTTGGCGCTGAAACCACGGCAAGCGTGTTTGGGCGCGAGTTGCACTCGTATGTGATTACTGATGCAATACGCGATGAAAAAGTGTTGAAGTTTAAGGTGGATTACAACGATGTACGCCCGCAGTTTAAGGCGATTGAATCTGAGCAGGATGAGAAAAAACTCTCTGCGGCAGAAAACAAACAAGCCTTATTACACCCAGACCGTATTCACGAAATCACGCACTACATATTAAACAGCTTTAGGCAAAAAACGCATCGCTTACAAGCGAGTGGCAAAGGCTTTAATGCCATGTTTGCAGTGAGCAGTGTCGATGCTGCCAAGTTGTATTATGAGGCGTTTAAGCAGTTGCAGGCGGATAGCCCACAGAAGCTAAAAGTCGCGACGATTTTCTCGTTTGCGGCGAACGAAGAACAAGATGCGATTGGCGATATTGCCGATGAGAGCTTTGAAGTGACGGCAATGGACAGTAGCGCTAAGGAGTTTTTAAGCGCAGCCATTGCAGACTATAACGCACTGTTTAAAACCAATTACAGCGTAGATAGCAAGCAGTTTCAGAACTACTACCGCGACCTTGCCTTGCGGGTGAAAAGTCAAGAAATCGATTTGCTGATTGTGGTGGGCATGTTTCTCACGGGCTTTGATGCACAGACGTTGAATACTTTGTTTGTGGACAAAAATTTGCGCTATCACGGCTTGATGCAAGCCTATTCACGCACCAACCGCATTTATGATGCGACCAAAACGTTTGGCAACATCATCACCTTCCGTGATTTGGAGCAAGCCACGATTGATGCCATTACCTTGTTTGGCGATAGCAACACCAAAAATGTGGTGCTCGAAAAGAGCTACAAAGAATATATGGAAGGCTTTACCGATGCTGCTACTGGCGAGGCGCGGCGTGGCTATTTAGAGGTGGTGGCAGAGCTGAACGAACGCTTTCCGCACCCTGATGAAATCATAAAAGAGCAAGATAAGAAAGACTTTGCCAAGCTGTTTGGCGAGTATTTGCGCGTTGAGAATGTGCTGCAAAACTATGATGAATTTGCTGGCTTAAAAGCGTTTCAGAACCTGGATTTAAGTGATCAAAATGCGGTAGAAGCTTTTAAAGCACAGCACTACCTGACTGATTCTGATTTGGCGAGGATGCAAGCTGTTAATGTCCCCGCCGAGCGCAAGATTCAAGATTATCGCTCCACCTATAATGATATTCGTGATTGGCTACGGCGTGAAAAAAATGCCAAGGATCAAGATGCCTCAACGATTGATTGGGATGATGTGGTGTTTGAGGTGGACTTGCTGAAATCGCAAGAGATTAACTTAGACTATATTTTGGAATTGATTTTTGAGCACAACAAAAAACTAAAAGACAAGACGGCGTTAGTGGATGAAGTGCGCAGATTGATACGCGCCAGCATCGGCAATCGCGCTAAAGAAAGCTTGGTGGTGGATTTTATTAACCAAACTGATTTAGACGCTTTGCTTGATAAAGCGAACATCCTTGAAGCTTTTTATCAGTTTGCACAAGCTGAGCAGCAACGCGAAGCTGACGCTTTGATTAGCGCTGAAAACCTCAATGCAGAGGCTGCAAAGCGCTACATTGCGACCTCATTAAAACGTGAATATGCCAGCGAAAACGGCACCGAGCTTAATTCAATATTGCCAAAAATAAGCCCGTTGAATCCGCAATATTTAACTAAAAAGCAAACCGTCTTTCAAAAGATTGTTGCGTTTGTTGAGAAATTTAAGGGTGTTGGGGGCGACGTTTAA
- a CDS encoding AAA family ATPase encodes MGVSITEIASQVKAVNKKVQLIYAFNGSGKTRLSREFKKLLPPEAVEGDDEGQQSELAHKKILYYSAFTEDLFYWDNDLANDAEHKLKIHQNSFTKWVFEERGQDRNIVSIFQHYTNEKLTPNFSADFSEVTFSFERGNNEQERNVKISKGEESNFVWSVFFSLIREMVSELNIPDVADRSTNVFNNIEYVFIDDPVSSLDENHLIELAVDLSELIKLNAPSVKFIIATHNPLFFNVLDNELGSDDKTTGYKAKHFKKYRLDKNEDGTSVLEEQPEDSSFSYHLYLKSELEKSIESGQLSKYHFNYLRNILEKTTIFLGYKRWGELLPQTDDGKTNPYEARMMNLRSHSKFSGEEVKELDADETRVLKRLIRHLDKIYKPDLKDAPQA; translated from the coding sequence ATGGGAGTCTCTATAACTGAAATTGCAAGCCAAGTAAAAGCTGTCAATAAAAAAGTGCAGCTGATTTATGCTTTTAATGGCTCAGGTAAGACGCGTTTGTCCCGTGAGTTTAAAAAATTGTTACCTCCTGAAGCTGTCGAGGGTGATGATGAAGGGCAACAGTCTGAATTAGCACACAAGAAAATTCTCTATTACAGTGCTTTCACAGAGGATTTGTTTTATTGGGACAACGATTTAGCGAATGATGCTGAGCATAAGTTAAAAATTCATCAAAATTCGTTCACTAAGTGGGTATTTGAAGAGCGAGGTCAAGACCGAAATATTGTTTCAATTTTTCAGCACTACACCAATGAGAAATTAACACCGAATTTTAGCGCTGACTTTTCTGAAGTGACATTTTCTTTTGAACGTGGCAATAATGAGCAAGAGCGAAACGTTAAAATTTCTAAAGGCGAAGAGAGTAACTTTGTTTGGAGTGTTTTCTTTTCATTAATTAGAGAAATGGTTTCGGAGTTAAATATTCCAGATGTTGCAGATCGATCGACTAATGTATTTAACAATATTGAATACGTTTTTATTGATGACCCTGTCAGTTCATTAGATGAAAACCACTTAATTGAGTTGGCGGTTGATTTGTCTGAGTTGATAAAATTAAATGCTCCAAGCGTTAAATTTATTATCGCTACTCATAATCCTCTATTTTTTAATGTATTAGACAATGAACTTGGCAGTGATGACAAAACTACAGGATATAAAGCCAAACACTTCAAAAAATATCGATTAGATAAAAATGAAGATGGAACATCGGTCCTTGAAGAGCAGCCAGAAGACTCATCATTTTCCTATCACCTTTACCTAAAGTCAGAGTTAGAAAAATCTATCGAATCTGGCCAATTAAGTAAATATCACTTTAATTACCTACGAAATATTCTAGAGAAAACCACAATTTTTCTTGGCTATAAAAGATGGGGTGAATTATTACCTCAAACCGATGATGGAAAAACCAATCCGTATGAAGCGCGAATGATGAACCTGCGCAGTCATTCAAAGTTTTCAGGTGAAGAGGTCAAAGAGCTTGATGCTGACGAGACGCGCGTTTTAAAACGTTTAATTAGACATCTAGATAAGATATATAAGCCAGACCTAAAAGATGCTCCGCAGGCCTGA
- a CDS encoding restriction endonuclease subunit S — MSNILELLRGIEVEWKPLVDIILPTSNIKWRDAERTYRYIDLTSVSIETKSITETSEITPSNAPSRAQKIVQKDDVIFATTRPAQQRYCLIDDEYSEEVASTGYCVLRAKKELVLPKWILYCIASTEFKTYVEDNQSGSAYPAISDAKVKDFKIPIPPLEIQAEIVRILDNFTELTAELTAELTARKKQYNYYRDHLLSFEDGEVEWKPLGDIALIGTGSHDTQDAIEDGDYIFYARGRDPLRLNVFDFDETAIITAGDGAGVGKVFHYAQGKYALHQRAYRIVPKDVMEPRFVYHYISSYFYTYIQKASVSSSVTSLRRPMFLNFQIPVPPLAEQARIVAILDKFDALTNSLTEGLPREIALRQQQYEYYRELLLRFPKTEVEA, encoded by the coding sequence GTGAGTAACATTTTAGAGTTGCTACGTGGGATTGAGGTGGAGTGGAAGCCTTTGGTGGACATAATTTTACCGACAAGCAATATTAAATGGCGTGACGCTGAGCGTACCTATCGCTACATAGACTTAACCTCAGTTAGTATTGAAACCAAATCAATCACTGAAACTTCTGAAATAACGCCGAGTAATGCCCCGAGCAGAGCACAGAAAATTGTTCAAAAGGACGATGTCATTTTTGCAACAACTCGCCCTGCTCAACAGAGATATTGTCTGATTGATGATGAGTATTCTGAAGAAGTTGCAAGCACGGGCTATTGTGTTTTAAGGGCTAAAAAAGAGTTGGTTTTACCTAAATGGATATTGTATTGCATTGCTTCAACTGAATTTAAAACCTATGTTGAAGATAACCAAAGCGGCTCTGCTTACCCTGCAATTTCTGATGCCAAAGTAAAAGACTTCAAAATCCCCATTCCACCCCTTGAAATCCAAGCCGAAATTGTCCGTATTTTGGACAATTTCACGGAGCTCACAGCGGAGCTCACAGCGGAGCTCACAGCACGCAAAAAACAATACAACTACTATCGCGACCACTTATTGAGTTTTGAAGATGGTGAGGTTGAATGGAAACCGTTAGGGGATATAGCTTTAATTGGTACAGGTAGCCATGACACCCAAGATGCAATTGAAGATGGTGATTACATATTTTATGCTCGAGGGCGTGACCCGCTAAGGCTAAATGTGTTTGATTTTGATGAAACTGCAATTATTACTGCTGGGGATGGCGCTGGCGTAGGAAAGGTATTTCACTACGCGCAAGGCAAGTATGCCCTTCATCAGCGAGCATATCGGATAGTTCCTAAAGATGTTATGGAACCAAGATTTGTCTATCACTACATTTCATCATATTTTTACACATACATCCAAAAAGCATCAGTTAGTTCTTCTGTTACATCACTTCGCAGACCAATGTTTTTAAATTTCCAAATACCTGTCCCACCTCTCGCAGAACAAGCCCGCATCGTTGCCATCTTGGATAAATTCGACGCCCTAACGAACTCCCTCACCGAAGGCTTGCCGCGTGAAATCGCCTTGCGCCAACAGCAATATGAATATTACCGTGAGTTGTTGTTGCGTTTTCCTAAAACGGAAGTAGAGGCATAA
- a CDS encoding type I restriction-modification system subunit M, with the protein MTSAQQRAELQRQIWQIANEVRGAVDGWDFKQYVLGSLFYRFISENFADYIEGGDESIDYATLKDDVITNDIKDDAIKSKGYFIYPSQLFANVVANASKNDNLNTDLAAIFTAIESSALGYASEQDIKGLFADFDTTSNRLGNTVIEKNKRLCAVLEGVARLNMGSFEDSKIDLFGDAYEFLISNYAANAGKSGGEFFTPQSVSKLIAQLAIHKQSKVNKIYDPAAGSGSLLLQAKKQFDDHIIEEGFFGQEINHTTYNLARMNMFLHNINYDKFHIALGNTLINPQFGDEKPFDAIVSNPPYSVNWIGSDDPTLINDERFAPAGVLAPKSKADFAFVLHALSYLSSKGRAAIVCFPGIFYRGGAEQKIRKYLVDNNYVETIISLAPNLFYGTSIAVTILVLSKHKTDTKTQFIDASGLFKKETNNNLLTDDHIAEMMQVFESKADIDHFAKSVEYDAIVANVYNLSVSSYVEAKDTREVVDITQLNAEIETTVAKINKLRVEIDAIVAEIEG; encoded by the coding sequence ATGACAAGCGCCCAACAACGTGCAGAACTCCAACGCCAAATCTGGCAAATCGCCAACGAAGTACGGGGTGCAGTCGATGGCTGGGATTTTAAGCAATATGTGCTCGGCAGTCTGTTTTATCGGTTTATCAGCGAAAACTTTGCAGATTACATTGAAGGCGGTGACGAGAGCATAGACTACGCCACGCTTAAAGATGATGTGATTACCAATGACATTAAAGACGATGCCATTAAAAGCAAAGGCTACTTTATCTACCCCAGCCAGTTATTTGCCAACGTAGTCGCCAACGCCAGCAAAAACGATAATCTCAATACCGATTTAGCCGCCATATTTACCGCTATTGAAAGCTCGGCACTGGGGTATGCCTCTGAGCAAGACATCAAAGGTTTGTTTGCCGATTTTGACACCACCAGCAACCGTTTGGGTAATACCGTCATCGAGAAAAACAAACGTCTTTGTGCGGTGCTTGAAGGTGTTGCTAGGCTCAATATGGGCAGTTTTGAAGACAGCAAAATAGACCTGTTTGGCGACGCTTATGAGTTCCTGATTTCCAACTATGCCGCAAATGCAGGTAAATCCGGCGGTGAGTTTTTTACCCCGCAAAGTGTTTCCAAGCTCATCGCGCAACTGGCCATACACAAACAAAGCAAGGTCAATAAAATTTATGACCCAGCGGCGGGGTCTGGCTCCTTACTGTTGCAAGCCAAAAAGCAATTTGATGACCACATCATTGAAGAAGGTTTTTTTGGCCAAGAGATCAACCACACCACCTATAACCTTGCGCGTATGAATATGTTTTTGCACAACATCAATTACGACAAGTTTCATATCGCGCTGGGCAATACCCTAATTAACCCGCAGTTTGGCGATGAGAAACCGTTTGATGCGATTGTTTCTAATCCGCCTTACTCGGTCAACTGGATAGGTAGTGACGACCCTACGCTGATTAACGACGAACGCTTTGCCCCCGCAGGCGTTTTAGCGCCAAAATCTAAAGCTGATTTTGCTTTTGTGCTGCATGCGCTGAGTTACTTATCCAGCAAAGGGCGTGCGGCAATTGTCTGCTTTCCAGGTATTTTTTACCGTGGCGGTGCTGAGCAAAAAATCCGCAAATATCTGGTGGATAACAACTACGTTGAAACCATTATTTCGCTCGCTCCCAACCTGTTTTACGGCACCTCGATTGCCGTGACGATACTTGTGCTCTCTAAACACAAAACGGATACTAAAACTCAATTTATTGATGCCAGTGGCTTGTTTAAAAAAGAAACTAACAACAATCTGCTTACTGATGACCATATTGCAGAAATGATGCAAGTGTTTGAAAGCAAGGCTGACATTGACCACTTTGCCAAGTCAGTGGAATACGATGCAATTGTCGCCAACGTATACAACCTCTCAGTGAGCAGTTATGTAGAAGCCAAAGATACCCGTGAAGTGGTTGATATTACTCAGCTTAATGCTGAGATAGAAACTACTGTTGCCAAAATTAACAAATTACGTGTTGAGATTGATGCAATCGTTGCGGAGATTGAAGGGTGA